In Pyricularia oryzae 70-15 chromosome 2, whole genome shotgun sequence, one genomic interval encodes:
- a CDS encoding general alpha-glucoside permease translates to MATWSGRAAIKGGSDTMRMVLLTCNAVGVTFTWGVEMTYCTPYLLSLGLTKGQTSLVWIAGPLSGLIVQPVIGVISDTWTSKWGRRRPFIMMCSVIVAMGLLTLGFTRDIVSFFIPSSAAGAAAAAAAEVPTAIRRDHPENNGFTGFLTIALAVLALYTTDFAINAVMSCARSLIVDTLPMHKQQDGAAWASRMSAIGHILGYGAGAIDLVALLGTTLGETQFKQLTLIAASGILFFSTLTCWAVSERVLVAPAPEPKGLVAGGERFKVPRQIWSTLMTLPVRIQAICWAVFWSWIGWYPFLIYSSTWVGETYFRYDVPADAKSSSDALGEMGRIGSYALTVYSIITFLGAWLIPPLVRSPEDDDEDDDGIPVTSQAAKSQSFLHSWFPGVARSLGQLGHLKPDLLTVWTFGYIMFAFAMFMAPLASSFRFATILVALCGIPWTISMWAPTALMGVEVNRMTHGITGQPYRRLSTSSAVELLTPVIRVNGEETEVVAAAAAPSSAPQAALLEDGNGTRVGGGGGELSGIYFGILNIYTTLPQFIGTFISAVVFAILEPGKSPELSHGGGGEELPQAPSDGPNAIGICLFIGAISAVGAAYATRRLRYL, encoded by the exons ATGGCCACTTGGTCGGGCAGGGCCGCCATCAAGGGCGGCTCTGACACGATGCGCATGGTACTGTTGACGTGCAACGCTGTTGGGGTGACGTTCACTTGGGGTGTGGAGATGACTT ACTGCACCCCGTACCTTCTCTCTTTGGGCCTTACAAAAGGCCAAACATCCCTGGTCTGGATTGCTGGCCCCTTGTCTGGTCTGATAGTTCAGCCCGTCATCGGCGTGATATCGGATACATGGACATCAAAATGGGGACGGCGACGACCGTTCATAATGATGTGCTCAGTCATTGTAGCCATGGGCCTGCTCACACTCGGCTTCACGCGTGACATTGTATCTTTCTTCATCCCCAGCTCGGCGgcgggagcagcagcagcagcagcagcggaagTACCCACTGCCATTAGGAGAGACCATCCCGAAAACAATGGCTTCACAGGGTTCCTGACCATCGCGCTGGCGGTACTCGCTCTGTACACGACCGACTTTGCCATCAACGCCGTCATGTCGTGCGCGCGGTCCCTCATCGTCGACACGCTGCCCATGCACAAGCAGCAAGACGGCGCCGCATGGGCGAGCCGCATGAGCGCCATCGGCCACATCCTCGGATACGGGGCCGGCGCCATCGACCTGGTCGCGCTGCTGGGCACCACCCTCGGCGAGACGCAGTTCAAGCAGCTCACCCTCATCGCCGCCTCGGGCATCCTCTTCTTCTCGACACTCACGTGCTGGGCCGTCTCTGAGCGCGTACTTGTCGCGCCGGCGCCAGAGCCTAAGGGTTTGGTGGCCGGTGGTGAGAGGTTCAAGGTCCCTAGGCAGATTTGGAGCACGCTGATGACCCTGCCGGTGAGGATCCAGGCGATCTGCTGGGCTGTGTTTTGGTCGTGGATCGGGTGGTATCCGTTTTTGATCTAT AGTAGCACTTGGGTGGGCGAGACGTACTTTCGCTATGACGTTCCCGCCGATGCCAAGAGCAGCAGTGATGCACTGGGAGAGATGGGTCGCATTGGCAGCTACGCACTGACGGTGTATTCCATAATCACGTTCCTCGGCGCATGGCTTATTCCGCCCCTGGTCCGCAGTccagaggacgacgacgaggacgacgatggcATACCCGTCACATCACAGGCGGCCAAGTCGCAGAGTTTCCTTCACTCGTGGTTCCCCGGCGTCGCCCGCTCGCTAGGCCAACTTGGCCACCTCAAACCCGACCTGCTCACGGTCTGGACGTTTGGATACATCATGTTCGCCTTTGCCATGTTCATGGCACCGCTGGCGTCGTCCTTCCGGTTCGCCACGATCCTGGTCGCGCTCTGCGGCATCCCCTGGACCATCTCCATGTGGGCGCCCACCGCTCTCATGGGCGTCGAGGTCAACCGCATGACGCACGGCATCACCGGCCAGCCGTACCGGCGCTTGAGCACGTCCTCGGCCGTGGAGCTGCTCACACCCGTCATCAGGGTCAACGGCGAGGAGACGGAGGTTGTGGCCGCGGCCGCGGCGCCTAGCTCTGCTCCACAGGCGGCTCTCCTTGAGGATGGCAACGGGACCAGGGTCGGCGGAGGTGGTGGCGAGCTCAGCGGTATCTACTTTGGGATACTGAACATCTACACGACGCTGCCGCAGTTCATTGGAACTTTTATCAGCGCGGTCGTGTTTGCCATCCTGGAGCCCGGCAAGAGCCCTGAGCTGTCgcatggcggcggtggcgaggAGCTGCCCCAGGCGCCGAGTGACGGGCCAAACGCCATCGGGATTTGCCTGTTCATAGGGGCTATCAGCGCCGTGGGAGCGGCGTATGCTACGAGGCGGTTGAGATATTTGTAG